The Sphaerospermopsis torques-reginae ITEP-024 genome has a window encoding:
- a CDS encoding FeoA family protein, producing MFTPFSVTGCSLELLKPGEIGIVTVCQTQDETIRKKLISMGIHTGTNITVEQHFPSFIIKAGNVSMTLDRQTARAIYVRVIEG from the coding sequence ATGTTTACTCCTTTTAGTGTCACTGGTTGCTCTTTGGAATTGCTCAAACCTGGAGAAATAGGAATTGTTACTGTCTGTCAAACTCAGGATGAAACTATTAGGAAGAAACTGATATCAATGGGTATTCATACAGGAACTAATATCACTGTTGAGCAGCATTTTCCGTCCTTCATAATTAAGGCTGGTAATGTATCCATGACTTTAGATCGGCAAACCGCACGGGCTATTTATGTGCGGGTGATTGAGGGTTGA
- a CDS encoding DNA-methyltransferase: MPLQEISKLKDKIILGDNLSVFKQIENDTFDLIITSPPYFQQRNYGNGDLEIGNEPTEAEYLNNILTVFQECVRVLKSTGAIVFNLGDKYISGSLSLIPYKFAIQATENNNIFLINQITWSKLNPTPRQDKRKLIQATEPFFIFAKSKDYYFNLDNYLQHLDTFNKTAKTKPSDKLGKKYLELIKNSDLTEEQKSNAIKALNEAILAVHNGEIEGFRMKINGVHKLAYGGQDGGRNNQIKNNGFTIIRILGNAMKKDIIESPVEVTKNNHHPAVYPLYIIQELIKLLSKEGDFVLDPFCGSGTTCLAARNLNRHYLGIEINPDYVNLANSRMAESNFQQQELFI, from the coding sequence ATGCCATTACAAGAAATATCAAAATTAAAAGATAAAATTATCCTTGGTGATAACTTATCTGTTTTTAAACAAATAGAAAATGATACTTTTGATTTAATTATTACCTCACCTCCATATTTTCAGCAACGTAATTATGGTAATGGTGATTTAGAAATCGGTAATGAACCCACAGAAGCAGAATATTTAAACAATATACTAACTGTTTTTCAAGAATGTGTAAGAGTTTTGAAAAGCACAGGAGCAATTGTTTTTAATTTAGGAGATAAATATATTAGTGGCAGTTTATCTCTCATACCTTATAAATTTGCTATTCAAGCCACTGAAAATAATAATATTTTTTTGATTAATCAGATTACTTGGTCAAAACTTAACCCTACACCACGTCAGGATAAAAGAAAGTTAATACAAGCTACAGAACCTTTTTTTATATTCGCTAAATCTAAAGATTACTATTTTAATCTAGACAATTATTTACAACATTTAGATACATTCAATAAAACTGCAAAAACTAAACCATCAGATAAATTAGGTAAAAAATACCTGGAATTAATTAAAAATTCTGATTTGACTGAAGAACAAAAATCAAATGCCATTAAAGCATTAAATGAGGCAATTTTAGCAGTGCATAATGGGGAAATTGAAGGATTTAGAATGAAAATAAATGGCGTGCATAAGTTGGCTTATGGTGGTCAAGATGGTGGCAGAAATAACCAAATTAAAAATAATGGATTTACGATTATTAGGATTTTAGGAAACGCCATGAAAAAGGATATTATAGAAAGTCCGGTAGAAGTAACTAAAAATAATCATCATCCAGCAGTTTATCCTTTATATATCATTCAAGAACTTATTAAGTTATTAAGTAAAGAAGGAGATTTTGTCCTTGATCCTTTTTGTGGTAGTGGTACAACTTGTTTAGCAGCTAGAAATTTAAATCGTCATTATTTAGGAATTGAAATCAATCCTGATTATGTTAATCTAGCTAATAGTCGTATGGCAGAATCTAATTTTCAACAACAGGAATTATTTATATGA
- a CDS encoding DNA methyltransferase, protein MKYNYHQEIEILEKYYQQAIELLENQSLTEIDAEIKNSVDVFLQKIETDKSLIQVIITSLLKKIIQPEQDIRLHMAKFPNGYSARVLDTKVTTPFFKNKFPRYANKETAFLTKATRAEIIWNFEEGVKLPLRSKTLVEPFIKFIDKIENQSINIEDCLIYIFTQLHIIIQSQEAVFTATLEIAGFTNTLNIDIVMKMLERHFAEPLSSRLPVIVIYAIYKQLFKNIRRFENKILLPLNVHTSADKHGYSDIEINDENNHPFEILEIKHNIPIDRNMILDIVKKSADTTIKRYYILTTYKDCFVNQDEEEYIKQLVLKIKQENGLEIIANGIINTVKYYLRFV, encoded by the coding sequence ATGAAATATAATTATCATCAGGAAATAGAAATTTTAGAAAAATACTATCAACAAGCAATTGAACTGCTCGAAAATCAATCATTGACAGAAATAGACGCAGAAATCAAAAATAGTGTAGATGTTTTTCTTCAAAAAATAGAAACTGATAAATCGTTAATTCAAGTAATTATTACCAGTTTACTCAAGAAAATTATTCAACCTGAGCAAGATATCAGGTTACACATGGCTAAATTTCCCAATGGATATTCTGCAAGGGTGCTTGATACTAAGGTAACTACACCATTTTTCAAAAATAAATTTCCTAGATATGCTAATAAGGAAACTGCTTTTTTAACAAAAGCAACACGAGCAGAAATCATCTGGAATTTTGAGGAGGGAGTTAAATTACCATTGAGAAGTAAAACCTTGGTTGAACCTTTTATAAAATTTATCGATAAAATTGAAAATCAAAGTATTAATATTGAAGATTGCTTAATTTATATATTTACTCAATTGCATATTATTATACAATCTCAAGAAGCTGTTTTTACTGCAACTCTAGAAATTGCTGGTTTTACAAATACTCTCAATATTGATATAGTTATGAAAATGCTAGAAAGGCATTTTGCAGAACCTCTAAGTTCTCGACTACCAGTGATTGTAATTTATGCTATTTATAAACAACTGTTTAAAAATATTCGCAGATTTGAAAATAAAATATTACTACCTTTAAATGTTCATACTTCTGCTGATAAACATGGTTATAGTGATATAGAAATTAATGATGAGAATAATCATCCATTTGAAATCTTAGAGATAAAACATAATATCCCTATAGATAGAAATATGATCTTAGATATAGTTAAAAAATCTGCTGATACAACAATCAAAAGATATTACATTCTGACAACATACAAAGATTGTTTTGTTAATCAAGATGAGGAAGAATATATTAAGCAATTGGTTCTGAAGATTAAACAAGAAAATGGATTAGAAATTATTGCGAATGGTATTATTAACACTGTAAAATATTATTTGCGATTTGTATAA
- a CDS encoding DUF29 domain-containing protein: MLLPVELANQTLYKQDYYLWLRTTINQLRAGQFSSVDLENLIEELETMGRSQKRAMESLLIRLLEHLLKLKYWDSERERNEGHWKGEIRTFRRQIKKELKDSPSLKPYILEIFEECYEEARKEASDRSQLPLDTFPINPIGSLEQVLDDNWFVE; encoded by the coding sequence ATGCTGTTACCAGTAGAATTAGCAAATCAAACTTTATATAAACAAGATTATTATTTGTGGTTGCGGACAACTATTAATCAACTTCGTGCTGGGCAATTTTCATCTGTGGATTTAGAGAATTTGATTGAAGAATTAGAAACTATGGGTAGAAGTCAGAAACGAGCTATGGAAAGTTTATTGATTAGACTTCTCGAACATTTGTTAAAACTTAAATATTGGGATAGTGAAAGAGAGCGTAATGAGGGACATTGGAAAGGGGAAATCAGGACTTTTCGCAGACAGATAAAAAAAGAATTAAAAGATAGTCCTAGTTTGAAACCTTACATTTTAGAAATCTTTGAGGAATGTTATGAAGAAGCAAGAAAAGAAGCAAGCGATCGCTCTCAACTTCCCCTGGATACATTTCCTATCAATCCCATTGGTTCTTTAGAACAGGTTTTAGATGATAATTGGTTTGTGGAATAG
- a CDS encoding CBS domain-containing protein encodes MRAKQIMTQDVATIRGSATVAEAVKLMRLKELRALVVEPRHSGDAYGMITEMDIVGKVAAFGRDPEAVHVYEVMTKPCVVVNPDLDVEYVARLFANTNTWRAPVIQGELLGIISVTDILTKGNFVDKPKLKFLRKEIQKAVSEARLISANYGPDSKRAIEAWDIVDELEAEASFYGVPKPCKSARELFADDKKPVTAG; translated from the coding sequence ATGAGAGCCAAACAAATTATGACTCAAGATGTTGCTACTATTCGCGGTTCCGCAACCGTAGCAGAAGCAGTCAAACTAATGAGGCTCAAAGAACTGCGGGCTTTAGTTGTTGAACCTCGTCACAGTGGTGATGCTTACGGTATGATTACCGAAATGGATATCGTGGGCAAAGTTGCAGCTTTTGGTAGAGATCCCGAAGCAGTTCATGTGTACGAAGTGATGACTAAACCCTGCGTAGTTGTCAATCCTGACTTAGATGTTGAATATGTAGCGCGGTTATTTGCTAATACTAATACATGGCGTGCGCCTGTTATTCAAGGTGAATTATTAGGCATTATTTCTGTGACTGATATTCTCACCAAGGGTAACTTTGTAGATAAACCAAAATTAAAATTCCTACGCAAAGAGATACAGAAAGCTGTGTCTGAAGCTCGGTTAATTTCTGCTAACTATGGTCCAGATTCTAAACGAGCAATTGAAGCTTGGGATATAGTAGATGAACTCGAAGCAGAAGCTAGTTTTTATGGTGTACCAAAACCATGCAAATCTGCTAGAGAACTGTTTGCTGACGATAAAAAACCAGTGACAGCTGGCTAA
- a CDS encoding ankyrin repeat domain-containing protein, translating to MSQQDQPKLSIETCQWLLANNYNPEDLNQQGKNSDTALMKATRDGLYPVVKELIDAGADINATNDDHNNALWFACFGNHYDLMNLLLEANIDINNQNDNGATVLMYGASAGKTEVVRLLLQHNPNMNLQNLDDYKAIDFASNIEVLRLLKNATQ from the coding sequence ATGAGTCAACAAGATCAACCAAAATTAAGTATAGAAACCTGCCAATGGCTATTAGCAAATAATTACAATCCCGAAGATTTAAATCAGCAGGGTAAAAATAGTGATACAGCTTTAATGAAAGCCACTAGAGATGGACTTTACCCAGTGGTGAAAGAATTAATAGATGCAGGTGCGGATATCAATGCCACCAACGATGATCACAATAATGCTTTGTGGTTTGCGTGTTTTGGCAACCACTACGATTTAATGAATTTACTACTAGAAGCCAACATAGATATTAACAATCAAAATGATAATGGTGCAACTGTCCTGATGTATGGTGCATCGGCTGGAAAGACAGAAGTAGTGAGATTGCTATTACAACATAATCCTAACATGAATTTACAAAATTTGGATGACTATAAAGCAATTGACTTTGCCAGCAATATAGAAGTTTTAAGGTTACTGAAAAATGCCACACAGTAA
- a CDS encoding SagB/ThcOx family dehydrogenase produces the protein MPHSKLSGTAFHEATKHSYLSVQMNPNYVDGSTQPRAFKVYPKFYRRLKLIPDNPFHAFIKLTSAITFEKIYKNETYQLRVNPSAGALYPTEVYIQIREVEGFINGIYHLEVENNCLTLIYELIDDGLESYIIPNKRINGCIFLVSCVYYRSSWKYQDRSIRYCLLDSGHHLGAIAASAYLHEKNIKLIFDFDKLSLNADLGFENKEFISSCVISGETQEKPVRRLRLSIPFVCGTDYFQANQFIEDAYQATSMQPSHQQKLEHPQFNFHRERFFESVWNRRSIRRFQRNSITQEIYWRIWQDIHQPIPTENFEEIEIYSVVHRVEGITPGLYHGRNLIQSGDLSEKTGYLCINQALAKDCAVTLFFVSDYLSYQTAMQLAGFIGQRVYLSCNYWGIDCSGIGAFYDDEAQGFLRTNKDVLYVMAIGK, from the coding sequence ATGCCACACAGTAAGCTTTCTGGAACAGCCTTTCATGAGGCTACCAAGCATTCTTACCTATCTGTGCAGATGAATCCCAATTATGTGGATGGATCAACTCAACCCCGCGCCTTTAAAGTTTATCCTAAATTTTATCGGCGATTGAAATTAATTCCTGATAATCCCTTTCATGCTTTTATCAAGTTAACAAGCGCCATTACTTTTGAGAAGATTTACAAAAATGAAACCTATCAACTTCGGGTAAATCCCTCTGCTGGGGCGTTATATCCCACAGAAGTTTATATCCAAATTCGTGAGGTTGAAGGATTTATAAACGGCATCTACCATCTAGAAGTTGAGAATAATTGTCTGACGTTGATTTATGAATTAATTGATGATGGGTTAGAGAGTTATATTATACCTAATAAACGTATCAACGGCTGCATTTTTTTAGTTAGTTGTGTTTATTATAGGTCTAGCTGGAAATATCAAGACAGGAGCATTAGATATTGCTTATTGGATAGCGGACATCATTTGGGCGCTATTGCAGCTTCAGCGTATCTTCATGAAAAAAACATCAAATTAATCTTTGACTTTGATAAACTCTCTCTCAATGCTGATTTAGGATTTGAGAATAAGGAGTTTATTAGTAGTTGTGTGATATCGGGGGAGACGCAAGAAAAGCCAGTCAGACGTTTAAGGTTATCCATTCCTTTTGTCTGTGGAACTGACTATTTTCAAGCGAATCAATTCATTGAAGATGCTTATCAAGCAACATCAATGCAACCTAGTCACCAGCAAAAGCTAGAACATCCTCAATTTAATTTTCACCGAGAACGGTTTTTTGAGAGCGTTTGGAACAGGCGTTCTATTCGACGTTTTCAAAGAAATTCTATTACTCAAGAAATCTATTGGCGAATTTGGCAAGATATTCACCAACCAATCCCCACAGAAAATTTTGAGGAAATAGAAATTTACTCGGTGGTGCATCGTGTTGAAGGTATAACACCCGGTTTATATCATGGTAGGAATCTCATTCAGTCGGGTGATTTGAGTGAAAAAACAGGTTACTTGTGTATTAATCAGGCGCTGGCTAAAGACTGCGCTGTAACTTTGTTTTTTGTGTCCGATTATTTGAGTTATCAAACTGCTATGCAATTAGCTGGTTTTATCGGACAACGAGTATATCTATCCTGCAATTATTGGGGAATAGATTGTAGTGGTATTGGTGCTTTTTATGATGATGAAGCCCAAGGATTTCTACGAACCAATAAGGATGTTCTTTATGTAATGGCCATTGGTAAATAA
- a CDS encoding hydrogenase maturation protease yields MLTIIGCGNLNRNDDAVGVIIAQRLQQYLAENPHPKVRVFDCGTAGMEVMFQARGSEKLIILDASCTDSEPGAIFKVPGKELEALPEPSFNLHDFRWDHALAAGRKIFLDDFPQDVTVYLIEAANLDFGLDLSPAVQHSAELVLAELITIISQNVMA; encoded by the coding sequence ATGCTCACGATTATTGGTTGCGGAAATCTCAATCGTAATGACGACGCTGTAGGGGTAATTATTGCCCAACGTTTACAGCAATATCTCGCCGAAAATCCCCACCCCAAAGTCCGCGTTTTTGATTGTGGTACTGCGGGAATGGAAGTGATGTTTCAAGCGAGAGGAAGTGAAAAATTAATTATTCTGGATGCTAGTTGCACAGATTCCGAACCAGGTGCTATATTTAAAGTCCCAGGGAAAGAATTAGAAGCTCTACCCGAACCGAGTTTTAATTTGCATGATTTTCGTTGGGATCATGCTTTAGCTGCTGGGAGAAAAATCTTTTTAGATGATTTTCCCCAGGATGTGACTGTCTATTTAATTGAAGCTGCAAATCTTGATTTTGGACTAGATTTAAGTCCTGCTGTTCAACATTCTGCTGAGTTAGTTTTGGCAGAACTAATCACAATTATAAGTCAGAATGTGATGGCTTGA
- a CDS encoding SET domain-containing protein, producing the protein MLVVRDTEIKGRGVFAQRDFEPGEIIDIANVIVIPKQQVKLITHTVLCNYYFGWHGESGAIALGYASLFNHSYQPNALYVKKFDQQVIEIIAYKYIREGQEITINYNGNVDDLRPIWFDVVE; encoded by the coding sequence ATGTTAGTAGTTCGTGATACAGAAATCAAAGGAAGAGGTGTTTTTGCTCAGAGGGATTTTGAGCCTGGGGAAATAATTGATATCGCCAATGTGATTGTTATTCCTAAACAACAAGTTAAGTTAATTACCCATACGGTATTATGTAATTATTATTTTGGTTGGCATGGAGAAAGTGGGGCGATCGCTCTTGGTTATGCTTCTCTTTTTAATCATTCTTATCAGCCTAATGCGCTGTATGTGAAAAAGTTTGATCAACAAGTTATAGAAATTATTGCTTATAAATATATTCGGGAAGGTCAGGAAATTACTATTAACTATAATGGGAATGTTGATGATTTAAGGCCTATTTGGTTTGATGTGGTTGAGTGA
- a CDS encoding DUF262 domain-containing protein → MPEIITRSEKIRIAEDQIEEKRQEIDYDTREFTIEIIVNKYISRDDDDDTGEIYVPEYQREFVWDFTRQSRLIESVILGLPIPLIFVAEIQETGKLEIVDGSPIISTLVDFLTNKLQLQNLKTLDSLNGFYFNDLSPSRQRRFKNTPLRMVILEKSDEKIRHEIFNRFNTIGWNLTDK, encoded by the coding sequence ATGCCAGAAATTATTACTCGTTCAGAGAAGATTAGGATTGCAGAAGATCAAATTGAAGAAAAGAGACAGGAAATTGATTATGATACTAGAGAGTTTACTATAGAGATCATAGTCAATAAATATATCTCTAGGGATGATGATGATGATACTGGTGAGATTTATGTGCCAGAGTACCAAAGAGAATTTGTATGGGATTTTACGCGCCAATCTAGACTAATTGAGTCGGTAATTCTTGGCTTACCCATTCCTTTAATTTTTGTTGCTGAAATTCAAGAAACAGGAAAACTAGAAATTGTTGATGGTTCACCAATCATCAGCACATTAGTAGATTTTTTAACCAATAAGTTGCAATTACAAAACCTAAAAACTTTAGACTCATTAAATGGATTTTATTTTAACGATCTTTCTCCATCACGTCAAAGAAGATTTAAAAATACTCCATTAAGAATGGTAATTTTAGAAAAATCTGATGAAAAAATCAGACATGAAATATTTAATCGTTTCAACACAATCGGCTGGAATTTAACAGACAAATAA
- a CDS encoding MAE_28990/MAE_18760 family HEPN-like nuclease has product MKPFIRDFQKRVAELEKYFDLVDKIENLGVLSTNSITFPSGEYIVDSDLQKILKSHCYLLLYNLIESSIRNGIVAIHDAISLEGITYKDLSPKIKMIWLANDKSKIFIDSLLDSSLQNEKQVVKDNLANKLKELLESVIDNTEISLSIENIPISGNLDSKTIEGLKNMYGFYGDQLPKKEIDHILDKVVKLRCDLAHGNYSFSEVSNLIPWHQIVDEKNKIVEHLTKILQNIDKYIDEKKFLSA; this is encoded by the coding sequence ATGAAGCCATTTATCAGAGATTTTCAAAAGCGAGTAGCTGAACTTGAGAAGTATTTTGATTTGGTAGACAAAATTGAGAACTTAGGGGTATTGTCTACCAATTCTATTACTTTTCCATCAGGTGAATACATTGTTGATAGTGATTTACAAAAAATCTTAAAATCTCATTGCTACTTACTTTTGTATAATTTAATAGAATCTTCTATTAGAAATGGCATAGTTGCCATTCATGATGCCATATCTTTGGAAGGGATAACTTATAAAGATTTAAGTCCAAAAATAAAAATGATTTGGTTAGCAAATGACAAAAGCAAAATTTTTATAGATTCTTTATTGGATTCATCACTGCAAAATGAAAAGCAGGTAGTTAAGGATAATTTAGCAAATAAACTCAAAGAACTATTAGAATCAGTGATAGATAATACAGAAATTTCATTATCAATAGAGAATATTCCAATTTCCGGAAACCTAGATTCTAAAACTATTGAAGGGCTGAAAAATATGTATGGTTTTTATGGAGATCAACTTCCCAAAAAAGAGATAGATCATATACTTGATAAAGTCGTTAAGTTGAGATGTGATTTAGCTCATGGAAACTATTCATTTTCTGAGGTTTCTAATCTAATTCCTTGGCATCAGATTGTTGATGAAAAAAATAAAATAGTGGAACATTTAACTAAAATTTTACAAAACATTGATAAATATATAGATGAAAAAAAATTCTTATCAGCCTAA
- a CDS encoding ammonium transporter, translated as MNKRISPLHRLLALAIGSMVFAIFAPTIVQAADPPTVESLAQTTTKLQISIDTTWVLLTGFLVFFMQTGFSMLEAGLLRQRGVVNALLENFVDAAVTILVWWGVGFGIAFGTSAGGFIGTDTFFLSHLPGADGSYPMGAPGSTAAINTYTLFFFQFAFAATASTITTGSMAGRTDFIGDLIYSAIMGGFSYPLIVHWVWNSNGWLFKMGFLDFAGSTVVHTVGGWTAIVGAYLLGPRPGRTPWGTLPPAHNLGLAALGTMILWFGWYGFNPGSTLSTGNTGLIGLVILNTTLGAGGGALSAMFYQFFRSGKWDLVYCLNGSLAGLVGVTAGCAFILPWAAVLIGLTGGILVVLGIDLIEAMHIDDPVSAFAVHGINGMMGTLAIGFLGQKELTGGKAGLLLGGGFDLLGVQILGLVAVSAFTIAFAFAMFLGLKAIGKFRVDPEADKIGIDAYEHGATVWPDVYAVEEFVEEQQNHSKKPRIGAFES; from the coding sequence ATGAATAAAAGAATTAGTCCCTTACACCGCCTACTAGCACTAGCTATAGGCTCAATGGTCTTTGCAATTTTCGCTCCTACAATTGTACAAGCTGCTGATCCGCCAACAGTGGAATCTTTAGCCCAAACAACCACAAAATTACAAATTTCCATTGATACCACCTGGGTACTGCTGACAGGGTTTTTAGTCTTCTTCATGCAAACAGGTTTCTCCATGTTAGAAGCAGGTTTACTGAGACAAAGAGGAGTAGTTAACGCTTTACTAGAAAACTTCGTTGATGCAGCAGTAACAATTTTAGTTTGGTGGGGTGTCGGTTTTGGGATCGCCTTCGGTACAAGTGCGGGCGGTTTCATTGGCACAGATACCTTTTTCCTAAGTCATTTACCCGGTGCTGATGGTAGCTACCCGATGGGCGCACCTGGTTCTACTGCTGCAATTAATACCTATACCTTATTCTTCTTTCAATTTGCCTTTGCTGCTACCGCCAGTACCATCACTACTGGTTCAATGGCGGGAAGAACAGACTTTATTGGTGACTTAATTTACAGTGCTATCATGGGTGGTTTTAGTTACCCACTCATTGTTCACTGGGTCTGGAACTCCAACGGTTGGTTATTTAAAATGGGTTTCCTAGACTTTGCTGGTAGTACAGTAGTTCACACCGTTGGCGGTTGGACAGCCATAGTTGGCGCTTATTTACTTGGTCCTCGTCCTGGGCGCACACCTTGGGGAACACTCCCACCAGCCCACAACCTGGGTTTAGCCGCCTTGGGAACGATGATTTTATGGTTTGGTTGGTACGGTTTCAACCCTGGTTCTACCCTCAGCACTGGTAATACTGGTTTAATTGGCTTAGTCATCCTCAATACTACTTTAGGTGCTGGTGGTGGCGCTTTATCAGCCATGTTTTACCAGTTTTTCCGTTCTGGTAAATGGGACTTAGTTTATTGTTTGAATGGTTCTTTAGCTGGTTTAGTAGGAGTTACCGCCGGTTGTGCGTTTATTTTACCTTGGGCAGCCGTATTGATTGGCTTAACCGGGGGAATATTAGTAGTTTTGGGAATTGATTTAATTGAAGCAATGCACATTGATGATCCTGTAAGTGCCTTTGCGGTTCATGGTATCAATGGCATGATGGGTACTTTAGCCATTGGGTTTTTAGGTCAAAAAGAACTGACTGGAGGTAAAGCAGGTTTACTTTTAGGTGGTGGTTTTGACTTACTGGGTGTGCAAATTTTGGGTCTAGTAGCTGTTAGTGCATTTACTATAGCTTTTGCCTTTGCAATGTTCTTGGGATTAAAAGCTATTGGTAAATTCCGTGTTGATCCTGAAGCTGATAAAATCGGGATCGATGCTTACGAACATGGGGCGACTGTTTGGCCTGATGTCTACGCAGTGGAAGAGTTTGTTGAAGAACAACAAAATCATTCTAAAAAGCCTCGCATTGGTGCTTTTGAGAGTTAA
- a CDS encoding TerD family protein — protein sequence MAISLTKGQRVSLEKVAPGLTEVFVGLGWDVKVMDTGFDFDLDASVFLLGSNEKLISDNHFIFYNNLISPDPAKSVQHTGDNLTGIGEGDDEVIKINLPKVPADVQKIVITVTIHEAAERGQNFGQVNNAFVRVVNAQNKQEVIRYDLVEDYSIETALIMAELYRKDGEWRLNAVGSGYQGGLKALLDRFS from the coding sequence ATGGCAATATCACTGACCAAAGGACAACGAGTATCACTGGAAAAAGTTGCACCAGGACTCACGGAAGTATTTGTTGGTTTAGGTTGGGATGTCAAAGTCATGGATACTGGCTTTGATTTTGATTTAGATGCTTCAGTTTTCCTACTTGGAAGTAATGAAAAACTCATCTCTGATAATCACTTTATTTTTTATAACAACCTGATCAGTCCGGATCCAGCTAAATCAGTTCAACACACAGGAGATAACTTAACAGGTATTGGTGAAGGAGATGATGAAGTCATCAAGATTAATTTGCCAAAAGTTCCTGCTGATGTTCAGAAAATAGTTATCACTGTCACTATACATGAAGCAGCAGAAAGAGGTCAAAATTTTGGTCAAGTTAATAATGCCTTTGTCCGAGTTGTAAATGCTCAAAATAAACAAGAGGTAATTCGTTACGACTTAGTTGAAGACTATTCAATTGAAACTGCATTGATTATGGCTGAACTCTATCGCAAGGATGGAGAATGGCGTTTAAATGCTGTTGGTTCTGGCTATCAAGGTGGATTAAAAGCCTTACTAGATCGTTTTAGCTAG
- a CDS encoding TerD family protein, whose amino-acid sequence MAINLQKGQRISLSKEAPGLTQMMCGLGWDVAKRSGGGFFSNFGGGHEYDLDASVICLDTNGKLTEKENIIYFGNLQNYSGGITHTGDNLTGAGDGDDEVIIVDLPRIPDHIAKLVFVINIYECINRKQDFSQVKNAFVRLVNVANNKELARYNLSGKEYKGMTGMILAEVYRHNNEWKMAAIGNGVSVNGLGELVKSYC is encoded by the coding sequence ATGGCAATTAATCTACAGAAAGGACAAAGAATATCACTTTCTAAAGAAGCTCCCGGCCTGACGCAAATGATGTGTGGACTAGGTTGGGATGTTGCAAAACGTTCTGGAGGTGGATTTTTTAGTAATTTTGGTGGTGGTCATGAATATGATCTAGATGCCTCTGTTATCTGCCTAGATACTAATGGCAAATTAACAGAAAAAGAGAATATTATTTACTTTGGTAATCTCCAAAATTATTCAGGAGGAATTACTCACACAGGAGATAATTTAACTGGTGCAGGTGATGGTGATGATGAGGTGATTATTGTCGATTTACCCCGGATACCAGACCATATTGCTAAGTTGGTATTCGTCATCAATATTTACGAATGTATTAACCGGAAACAAGACTTTAGCCAAGTTAAAAATGCCTTTGTGCGTTTGGTTAATGTAGCTAACAACAAAGAACTGGCTAGATATAACCTTTCTGGTAAAGAATACAAAGGGATGACAGGGATGATTTTAGCTGAAGTTTATCGGCACAATAATGAATGGAAAATGGCAGCTATTGGCAATGGTGTCAGTGTCAATGGTTTGGGAGAATTGGTTAAATCATACTGTTAA